A part of Larkinella insperata genomic DNA contains:
- a CDS encoding CBS domain-containing protein, which produces MLASELIDPMIPALKPTDTVGQALDWMQEHRVGQLVIVDQGQYKGLVNEDLLMDVPDDTHPLSDVMRLFEHLSVHENQHLYELLSLIAEHRLQVIAVVNEEQEFMGTVSANELLKQFAQLLGIQEAGAILILSINERDYSMAEISRLVESNNVRIISSYFAGAAYGMPDKSRLTLKLNRKDITTVVATLERFGYTIEAAFANTPIETIDQGRLEMLLRYLDS; this is translated from the coding sequence ATGCTGGCCTCTGAATTAATAGACCCGATGATACCGGCCCTGAAGCCGACGGACACCGTTGGGCAGGCCCTCGACTGGATGCAGGAACACCGCGTTGGGCAGTTAGTAATCGTTGATCAGGGGCAATACAAAGGTTTGGTCAATGAAGACCTGCTGATGGATGTGCCCGACGACACGCACCCGCTGAGCGATGTGATGCGGCTTTTCGAACATCTGTCGGTGCACGAAAACCAGCACCTCTACGAATTGCTCAGCCTGATTGCGGAACACCGACTCCAAGTTATTGCGGTGGTCAACGAAGAGCAGGAATTCATGGGGACGGTATCAGCCAACGAACTGCTCAAACAGTTTGCCCAGTTGCTCGGCATTCAGGAAGCCGGGGCCATTTTGATCCTGTCCATCAACGAGCGTGATTATTCCATGGCCGAAATCAGTCGGCTCGTCGAGTCGAATAACGTCCGGATCATCAGCAGCTATTTCGCCGGAGCCGCCTACGGTATGCCCGACAAGTCACGGCTGACGCTCAAACTCAACCGCAAAGACATCACCACCGTTGTGGCTACGCTCGAACGCTTTGGCTACACCATCGAAGCGGCTTTTGCCAATACTCCCATTGAAACCATCGATCAGGGGCGGCTCGAAATGCTGCTCCGGTATCTGGATTCGTAA
- a CDS encoding NAD kinase, with product MKIAIHGRNVVDLATPFIQSMFDELARRQIEIQLSEVYRSALDLAGVAHHTTQTYTSHLDIFDADFAFSLGGDGTLLEVLTHAGPGSIPIVGINIGRLGFLTTISPENPESLPKLLQALTIGDYRIDERTLVTLQSDEDLFDGVPFGLNDVTITKTETSSMITVHTYLNGDFLNSYWADGLIISTATGSTGYSLSCGGPLLLPHNSNFIVTPISPHNLNVRPMVVPDSSQLSFEVESRSNTFLVSVDSRFRTVNTGTRLAVRKEKFAARLVKMSDDSFLNTLRNKLSWGWDIRN from the coding sequence ATGAAAATTGCAATTCACGGACGTAATGTTGTCGATCTGGCTACGCCCTTCATTCAATCCATGTTTGATGAGCTGGCCCGGCGGCAAATTGAAATACAGTTATCAGAAGTCTACCGTTCCGCCCTCGATCTTGCCGGTGTTGCTCACCATACGACGCAGACCTACACGTCACATCTCGATATTTTTGACGCCGATTTCGCGTTCAGCCTGGGGGGCGACGGCACCTTGCTTGAAGTGCTCACCCACGCCGGACCGGGCAGCATTCCCATCGTAGGCATCAACATCGGTCGGCTTGGTTTTCTGACCACCATCTCCCCCGAAAACCCCGAGTCACTGCCGAAACTCCTGCAAGCCCTGACAATTGGGGATTACCGGATTGACGAACGGACGCTGGTGACGCTGCAATCGGACGAGGACTTGTTCGACGGGGTTCCGTTTGGACTCAATGACGTTACCATTACCAAAACCGAAACGTCGTCGATGATTACGGTGCATACCTACCTGAACGGCGATTTCCTGAATTCCTACTGGGCCGACGGGCTGATCATCTCAACCGCGACCGGTTCTACCGGGTATTCGCTGAGTTGCGGAGGGCCGTTGTTGTTGCCCCACAACAGCAATTTCATCGTGACCCCCATCAGTCCGCACAACCTAAACGTCCGTCCAATGGTGGTGCCGGATTCCTCTCAGTTGTCGTTTGAAGTCGAAAGCCGGAGCAACACCTTTCTGGTTTCGGTTGATTCGCGGTTCCGGACCGTTAATACGGGCACCCGTCTGGCCGTTCGGAAAGAAAAATTCGCGGCCCGACTGGTCAAAATGAGCGATGACAGCTTTCTCAATACCCTGCGAAACAAGTTAAGTTGGGGCTGGGATATTCGGAATTGA
- a CDS encoding DUF6089 family protein produces the protein MKNNLLIVSLIASACATLQPVNAQAQGRRSQFVPYSEVGLGLGTSSYYGEISGYRKPIKSTFLMMRWSAAAMYTRHFTPRLSARASFTWARIAGDDYTYNRKDMASGIAQYVRNLHFRNDLKEFGLTGIYQFVPDGRNSNFRSKLTPYVFLGLAAVAHSPEARTPVGFSTTPDDTEQRWVKLQPLGTEGQGQNGVKPYSLVTLAIPFGFGVRYKLNERFDLGGEIGFRMTTTDYLDDVGGPFPDPTILKDDLSRVMADRRFEPTAARKGGDRLTELQNHLGTNDPFAVIATDQNYTARGADGRLKDGYMLINFQLHYILTPRIKCPPIR, from the coding sequence ATGAAGAATAACTTACTGATTGTCAGTTTGATTGCGTCGGCGTGTGCAACATTGCAGCCGGTTAATGCACAGGCGCAGGGCCGCCGGAGTCAGTTTGTCCCGTATTCGGAAGTAGGTTTGGGGCTGGGAACGTCCAGCTACTACGGCGAGATTTCCGGTTACCGCAAGCCCATCAAATCCACGTTTCTGATGATGCGCTGGAGTGCTGCGGCCATGTACACGCGTCACTTTACGCCCCGGCTGTCGGCCCGGGCTTCCTTTACCTGGGCGCGGATTGCGGGCGACGACTACACGTACAACCGCAAGGATATGGCTTCGGGAATTGCGCAGTACGTACGTAACCTGCACTTCCGCAATGACTTGAAAGAATTCGGACTCACCGGTATATATCAGTTTGTACCGGACGGCCGTAATTCAAATTTCCGCTCCAAACTAACGCCTTACGTCTTTTTAGGACTGGCTGCCGTGGCGCACAGCCCGGAAGCCCGGACGCCGGTTGGGTTCAGCACAACCCCGGATGATACCGAACAGCGCTGGGTGAAGCTGCAACCGCTCGGAACCGAAGGGCAGGGCCAGAACGGGGTGAAGCCGTATTCGCTCGTCACGCTGGCCATTCCGTTTGGCTTTGGGGTTCGCTACAAACTAAACGAGCGCTTTGATCTGGGCGGAGAAATTGGATTCCGGATGACCACAACCGACTACCTGGATGATGTGGGCGGACCATTTCCGGATCCGACGATCCTGAAGGACGATCTTTCGCGGGTTATGGCCGACCGGCGGTTTGAACCAACAGCCGCCCGAAAAGGAGGGGACCGGCTGACCGAGTTGCAGAATCATCTGGGAACCAACGATCCGTTTGCCGTCATTGCGACCGACCAGAATTATACCGCGCGGGGCGCCGACGGGCGTCTGAAAGATGGGTACATGCTGATTAACTTTCAGCTCCATTACATTTTGACACCACGCATTAAATGCCCTCCAATCCGATAA